Proteins from a single region of Starkeya sp. ORNL1:
- a CDS encoding carboxypeptidase M32, whose product MTAYASLSSHFGRIAAMGNAIGILQWDNDAMMPKGAAGSRAESMALLRVLQHEMAVDPRIGDWLGEAETSDSLSEWERANLREIRRAWTVQTALPADLVEASSKATSACEMAWRQARADSDFVGLLPLLTEVLKLQREAGVAKGEKLGLSAYDALLNDYEPGGRSAKIDALFDDLAGFLPGFAEEALAAQARRPELPPLEGPFPVEAQRRLGLKIMTALGYDFDRGRLDISTHPFCGGADNDVRITTRYDEADFSKALMGVIHETGHALYEQGRPAAHMSQPVGHARGMSIHESQSLLMEMQACRSREFLAFAAPLMREAFGASGPAWEADALWRRYTRVERGFTRVDADEVTYPAHVILRYRLEKALIADAMPLAELPAAWNAGMQELLGITPPNDRLGCLQDIHWPSGGWGYFPTYTLGAMTAAQLFDAACRAEPDTLPGIARGDFAPLVGWLRSNIHAQGSRFETDELLTRATGRPLDASVFKAHLARRYLGAE is encoded by the coding sequence ATGACCGCCTATGCCTCGCTCTCCAGCCATTTCGGCCGCATCGCGGCGATGGGCAACGCCATCGGCATCCTGCAATGGGACAACGACGCCATGATGCCGAAGGGCGCCGCCGGCAGCCGAGCGGAGAGCATGGCACTGCTGCGGGTGCTCCAGCACGAGATGGCGGTCGATCCGCGCATCGGGGACTGGCTAGGCGAGGCGGAGACGAGCGACAGCCTCTCGGAGTGGGAGCGAGCCAATCTGCGCGAGATCCGGCGGGCGTGGACCGTGCAGACCGCATTGCCGGCCGATCTGGTGGAAGCCTCCAGCAAGGCGACCTCGGCCTGCGAGATGGCGTGGCGGCAGGCGCGTGCCGATTCCGATTTCGTCGGCCTGCTGCCGCTTCTCACCGAGGTCCTGAAGCTGCAGCGCGAGGCCGGCGTGGCCAAGGGCGAGAAGCTCGGCCTTTCCGCCTATGACGCCCTGCTCAACGACTACGAGCCGGGCGGACGCTCCGCGAAGATCGACGCGCTGTTCGACGACCTTGCCGGCTTCCTGCCGGGCTTCGCCGAGGAAGCGCTCGCCGCGCAGGCACGCCGTCCGGAGTTGCCGCCGCTTGAAGGGCCGTTCCCGGTCGAGGCGCAGCGCCGGCTGGGCCTGAAGATCATGACGGCGCTCGGCTACGACTTCGACCGCGGGCGGCTCGACATCTCGACCCACCCGTTCTGCGGCGGTGCCGACAATGACGTGCGCATCACCACCCGCTATGACGAAGCCGATTTCAGCAAGGCGCTGATGGGCGTGATCCACGAGACCGGCCACGCGCTCTATGAGCAGGGTCGCCCCGCCGCCCATATGAGCCAGCCGGTCGGGCACGCCCGCGGCATGAGCATCCATGAGAGCCAGTCGCTGCTGATGGAGATGCAGGCCTGCCGCAGCCGTGAATTCCTCGCCTTCGCCGCGCCACTGATGCGCGAGGCTTTCGGCGCTTCGGGGCCGGCGTGGGAAGCCGATGCGCTATGGCGGCGCTACACGAGGGTGGAGCGCGGTTTCACCAGGGTCGATGCCGACGAGGTGACCTATCCGGCACACGTGATCCTGCGCTACCGGCTGGAGAAGGCGCTGATCGCCGATGCCATGCCGCTCGCCGAACTGCCGGCCGCGTGGAACGCCGGGATGCAGGAACTGCTCGGCATCACCCCGCCCAATGACCGGCTCGGCTGCCTGCAGGATATCCATTGGCCGAGCGGCGGCTGGGGCTATTTCCCGACCTACACGCTCGGCGCGATGACCGCCGCCCAGCTGTTCGACGCGGCCTGCCGTGCCGAGCCCGACACGCTGCCGGGCATCGCCCGCGGCGACTTCGCGCCGCTGGTCGGCTGGCTGCGCAGCAACATCCATGCGCAGGGCTCGCGCTTCGAGACCGACGAACTGCTGACCCGCGCCACTGGCCGCCCGCTCGATGCGAGCGTGTTCAAGGCGCATCTCGCCCGACGCTATCTCGGCGCGGAGTAG
- a CDS encoding S-(hydroxymethyl)glutathione dehydrogenase/class III alcohol dehydrogenase, with protein MKSRAAVAWEAKKPLTIETIEIGGPKPGEVLVEIMATGVCHTDAYTLDGLDSEGKFPAILGHEGAGIVREIGAGVTSLKVGDHVIPLYTPECRQCKTCLSQRSNLCTSIRATQGQGLMPDRTSRFSCDAVNGRGSEIFHYMGCSTFSNFTVLPEIALAKVREDAPFDKICYIGCGVTTGIGAVVYTGKVWPGANVVVFGLGGIGLNVIQGARMVGADKIIGVDINPAKVAMATKFGMTDFINPKDVGNDKVVSAIQDLTDGGADFTFDCTGNVNVMRQALEACHRGWGTSIVIGVAPAGAEISTRPFQLVTGRNWRGSAFGGARGRTDVPKIVDWYMEGKINIDDLITHTMPLDEINTAFELMHEGKSIRSVVIY; from the coding sequence ATGAAGTCGCGTGCCGCCGTCGCCTGGGAAGCCAAGAAGCCGCTGACCATCGAGACCATCGAGATCGGCGGGCCGAAGCCCGGCGAGGTGCTGGTCGAAATCATGGCGACGGGGGTGTGCCATACCGATGCCTACACCCTCGACGGTCTCGATTCGGAGGGCAAGTTCCCCGCGATCCTCGGTCATGAGGGTGCCGGCATCGTGCGCGAAATCGGCGCAGGGGTGACCTCGCTGAAGGTGGGCGATCACGTCATCCCGCTCTACACGCCGGAATGCCGGCAGTGCAAAACCTGCCTGTCGCAGCGCTCCAATTTGTGCACCTCGATCCGCGCCACCCAGGGCCAGGGCCTGATGCCGGACCGCACCTCACGCTTCTCCTGTGATGCAGTGAATGGCCGAGGCTCGGAGATCTTCCATTACATGGGCTGCTCGACCTTCTCGAACTTCACCGTGCTGCCGGAGATCGCGCTCGCCAAGGTGCGCGAGGACGCCCCGTTCGACAAGATCTGCTACATCGGCTGCGGCGTCACCACCGGTATCGGCGCGGTGGTCTACACCGGCAAGGTGTGGCCGGGCGCGAATGTGGTGGTGTTCGGCCTGGGCGGCATCGGCCTCAATGTGATCCAGGGCGCGCGGATGGTCGGCGCCGACAAGATCATCGGCGTCGACATCAATCCCGCCAAGGTGGCGATGGCCACGAAGTTCGGCATGACCGACTTCATCAACCCGAAGGATGTCGGCAACGACAAGGTGGTCTCCGCGATCCAGGACCTGACCGACGGCGGCGCCGATTTCACCTTCGACTGCACCGGCAATGTGAACGTGATGCGCCAGGCGCTGGAAGCCTGCCACCGCGGCTGGGGCACCAGCATCGTCATCGGCGTGGCGCCGGCCGGCGCGGAGATCTCCACCCGCCCGTTCCAGCTCGTCACTGGCCGCAACTGGCGCGGCAGCGCCTTTGGCGGCGCGCGCGGGCGCACCGACGTGCCGAAGATCGTCGACTGGTACATGGAGGGCAAGATCAACATCGACGACCTGATCACCCACACCATGCCGCTCGATGAGATCAACACCGCCTTCGAGCTGATGCACGAAGGCAAGTCGATCCGCTCGGTGGTGATCTATTGA
- the ccoN gene encoding cytochrome-c oxidase, cbb3-type subunit I, with product MKTELSPSPGVSPPVTSGKQLTLGEAGLAFLFALLALGSLLVAAGTHDDGYAFHAYLSALASLITVFAVLNRYVDRPAALPPLEIDGKPNYNFGPVKFATIAAMVWGIAGFLVGVVIAFQLAFPALNLDLAWTAFGRLRPLHTSAVIFAFGGNVLIATSFYVVQRTCRARLVGDLAPWFVVLGYNFFILLAGTGYLLGITQGKEYAEPEWYADLWLTIVWVTYFVVFIGTIWRRKEPHIYVANWFYLAFIVTIAVLHLGNNAAIPVSIYSPKSYIVWSGVQDAMVQWWYGHNAVGFFLTAGFLAIMYYFIPKRANRPVYSYRLSIIHFWALIFLYIWAGPHHLHYTALPDWAQTLGMTFSIMLWMPSWGGMINGLMTLSGAWDKLRTDPVLRFMVVSVAFYGMATFEGPMMSVKAVNSLSHYTDWTIGHVHAGALGWVAYISFGAIYCLVPWLWHRREMYSLKLINWHFWISTLGIVFYISAMWVSGILQGLMWRAYTSLGFLEYSFIETVEAMHPFYVIRATGGVLFLVGALLMAFNVWMTIREPEEQAESAAAAGPALVPAE from the coding sequence ATGAAGACCGAGTTGTCGCCCAGCCCGGGCGTGAGCCCACCAGTCACCTCCGGCAAGCAACTGACATTGGGCGAGGCGGGTCTCGCCTTCCTGTTCGCCCTGCTGGCGCTCGGCTCGCTGCTTGTCGCAGCCGGCACCCATGACGATGGCTATGCGTTCCACGCCTATCTGTCGGCGCTGGCCAGCCTCATCACGGTGTTCGCGGTGCTGAACCGCTATGTCGACCGGCCGGCGGCGCTGCCGCCGCTCGAGATCGACGGCAAGCCGAACTATAATTTCGGGCCGGTGAAGTTCGCCACCATCGCCGCGATGGTGTGGGGCATTGCCGGCTTCCTGGTCGGTGTCGTCATCGCCTTCCAGCTCGCCTTCCCGGCGCTGAACCTCGATCTCGCCTGGACCGCCTTCGGCCGGCTGCGCCCGCTGCACACTTCGGCGGTGATCTTCGCCTTTGGCGGCAACGTGCTGATCGCCACCTCCTTCTATGTGGTGCAGCGGACCTGCCGGGCGCGGCTCGTCGGCGACCTCGCGCCCTGGTTCGTCGTGCTGGGCTACAATTTCTTCATTCTGCTGGCCGGCACCGGCTATCTGCTCGGCATCACCCAAGGCAAGGAATACGCCGAGCCGGAATGGTACGCCGACCTCTGGCTGACCATCGTGTGGGTCACCTATTTCGTCGTCTTCATCGGCACCATCTGGCGGCGCAAGGAACCCCACATCTATGTGGCCAACTGGTTCTACCTCGCCTTCATCGTCACCATCGCGGTGCTGCACCTCGGCAATAACGCCGCCATCCCGGTGTCGATCTACTCGCCGAAATCCTACATCGTCTGGTCGGGCGTGCAGGATGCCATGGTGCAATGGTGGTACGGCCACAATGCCGTCGGCTTCTTCCTCACCGCCGGCTTCCTCGCCATCATGTATTACTTCATCCCGAAGCGGGCGAACCGGCCGGTCTATAGCTACCGGCTCTCCATCATCCATTTCTGGGCGCTGATCTTCCTGTATATCTGGGCCGGCCCGCACCATCTGCACTACACCGCGCTGCCCGACTGGGCGCAGACGCTGGGCATGACCTTCTCGATCATGCTGTGGATGCCGAGCTGGGGCGGCATGATCAACGGCCTGATGACGTTGTCCGGAGCGTGGGACAAGCTGCGCACCGACCCGGTGCTGCGCTTCATGGTGGTCTCGGTCGCCTTCTACGGCATGGCCACCTTCGAAGGCCCGATGATGTCGGTGAAGGCGGTGAACTCGCTCAGCCATTACACCGACTGGACCATCGGCCATGTCCATGCCGGCGCACTCGGCTGGGTCGCCTATATCTCGTTCGGCGCGATCTATTGCCTGGTGCCGTGGCTCTGGCACCGCCGCGAGATGTATTCGCTCAAGCTGATCAACTGGCACTTCTGGATCTCGACACTCGGCATCGTCTTCTACATCTCGGCGATGTGGGTGTCCGGCATCCTCCAGGGACTGATGTGGCGCGCTTATACCTCGCTCGGCTTCCTCGAATACTCTTTCATCGAGACCGTGGAAGCGATGCATCCGTTCTACGTCATCCGCGCCACCGGCGGCGTGCTGTTCCTCGTGGGAGCGCTGCTGATGGCCTTCAATGTCTGGATGACCATCCGCGAACCGGAGGAGCAGGCCGAAAGCGCCGCGGCTGCCGGTCCCGCCCTCGTGCCGGCCGAATAG
- a CDS encoding group III truncated hemoglobin, translated as MDAAPPLDEAVLPALLARFYEKVRRDDELGPLFNDAVHDWTDHLQRLGDFWSSVMLTSGRYKGNPVVIHLLHAHRITPELFERWLALWTETTSEMLPREVAAAMQVKARRIAETLKSALRLRATPATDPAGETPRLVGLAG; from the coding sequence ATGGATGCCGCGCCTCCCCTGGATGAAGCCGTTCTCCCGGCGCTCCTTGCCCGGTTCTATGAGAAGGTGCGGCGGGACGACGAGCTCGGTCCGCTCTTCAACGATGCCGTCCACGACTGGACCGATCACCTCCAGCGGCTCGGGGATTTCTGGTCCTCCGTCATGCTGACGAGCGGACGCTACAAGGGAAATCCTGTCGTCATCCATCTCCTGCACGCCCACCGCATCACGCCGGAGCTGTTCGAGCGCTGGCTGGCGCTGTGGACGGAAACCACCTCCGAAATGCTGCCCCGCGAGGTCGCGGCGGCGATGCAGGTCAAGGCACGCCGGATCGCCGAGACGCTCAAGAGCGCCCTGCGACTGCGGGCGACGCCGGCGACCGACCCGGCCGGAGAGACGCCAAGGCTGGTCGGTCTCGCCGGATAA
- the hmpA gene encoding NO-inducible flavohemoprotein: MTHPLSAEAIALVKATVPALAEHGPAITRTMYRRLFEREDIRALFNQANQGDGGTQVHALAAAVLAYARNIDNLGALASAVERIAHKHVGYHILPEHYPFVAEALLGAISEVLGEAATPDIIKAWGEAYWFLAEILKGREATIREEIEQLEGGWDGWRPFVVADKVRESSVITSLVLRPADGKPVLRHRPGQYLTLRFGPAGEPAMKRNYSISCAPNGDHYRISVKREASGKGGSRFLHDHVGVGDVFEVTPPAGEFFLPEAPQRPVVLLSGGVGLTPMVSMIETIAAEHPGLEAHYVHGTMSSATHAMDDHVRSLAQRHGRITIANFYSEPQAGDAPGETHDITGFITTDWLSANTPLHAADIFLCGPRPFLRSMVRDLQTVGVPADRIHFEFFGPTDELLAA, from the coding sequence ATGACACATCCGCTCAGCGCGGAAGCGATCGCGCTCGTCAAGGCGACAGTCCCCGCTCTGGCCGAGCACGGCCCGGCCATCACCCGGACGATGTACCGGCGATTGTTCGAACGCGAGGACATCCGGGCGCTGTTCAACCAGGCAAACCAGGGCGACGGCGGCACGCAGGTCCACGCGCTGGCGGCGGCGGTCCTCGCCTATGCGCGGAACATCGACAATCTCGGCGCGCTGGCTTCCGCGGTCGAGCGGATCGCCCACAAGCACGTCGGCTATCATATCCTGCCGGAGCACTATCCCTTCGTCGCCGAGGCGCTGCTCGGCGCCATCTCCGAAGTGCTCGGCGAGGCTGCGACGCCCGACATCATCAAGGCCTGGGGCGAAGCCTACTGGTTCCTGGCCGAGATCCTGAAAGGCCGGGAGGCAACGATCCGCGAGGAGATCGAGCAGCTCGAGGGCGGGTGGGATGGCTGGCGTCCGTTCGTCGTCGCCGACAAGGTCCGCGAGAGCAGCGTCATCACCTCGCTCGTCCTGCGCCCGGCCGACGGCAAGCCGGTGCTGAGGCACAGGCCCGGCCAGTACCTGACCTTGCGCTTCGGCCCCGCCGGAGAGCCGGCGATGAAGCGCAACTATTCGATCTCGTGCGCGCCGAACGGGGATCACTACCGGATTTCGGTGAAGCGGGAGGCGAGCGGCAAGGGCGGCTCGCGCTTCCTGCACGACCATGTCGGCGTCGGCGACGTGTTTGAAGTGACGCCCCCGGCAGGCGAATTCTTCCTGCCCGAAGCGCCGCAGCGGCCGGTGGTGCTGCTGTCCGGCGGCGTCGGGCTCACGCCGATGGTCAGCATGATCGAGACCATCGCGGCGGAGCATCCCGGGCTCGAGGCGCACTATGTCCACGGCACCATGAGCAGCGCCACGCATGCGATGGACGATCACGTCCGCTCGCTCGCGCAGCGGCACGGGCGGATCACCATCGCCAATTTCTACAGCGAACCGCAGGCGGGCGACGCACCCGGCGAGACCCATGACATCACCGGCTTCATCACCACGGACTGGCTGAGTGCCAACACCCCGCTACACGCCGCGGACATCTTCCTGTGCGGCCCGCGGCCGTTCCTGCGGAGCATGGTGCGCGATCTGCAGACGGTCGGCGTGCCCGCGGACCGCATCCACTTCGAGTTCTTCGGCCCGACCGACGAACTGCTGGCCGCCTGA
- the fghA gene encoding S-formylglutathione hydrolase, with product MGDLPMETVSKATSHGGVQGVYRHASTVTGTQMTFAVFVPPQAEHSPVPVLWYLSGLTCTHANVMEKGEYRAAAAEHGVIIVAPDTSPRGVDVPDEPENWQFGSGAGFYLDATQEPYAAHYRMYSYIVEELTALIAAQFPADMSRQGIFGHSMGGHGALTIALKHPDRFKSCSAFAPIVQPSTADWSRPALTKYLGADEASWRAYDAVALIEDGKRFPEFLVDQGAADPFLATGLRPELLDDACRAAGIPLALNMREGYDHSYYFISTFMADHVAWHARRL from the coding sequence ATGGGTGATCTACCGATGGAGACGGTCTCCAAGGCGACGTCGCACGGCGGCGTGCAGGGGGTCTACCGGCACGCGTCCACCGTCACCGGCACGCAGATGACCTTCGCGGTCTTCGTGCCGCCGCAGGCTGAGCACTCGCCCGTGCCGGTGCTGTGGTATCTGTCCGGCCTCACCTGCACCCATGCCAATGTCATGGAGAAGGGCGAATACCGCGCGGCGGCGGCCGAGCATGGCGTGATCATTGTCGCGCCGGATACCAGCCCCCGTGGCGTCGACGTGCCGGACGAACCGGAGAACTGGCAGTTCGGCAGCGGCGCCGGCTTCTATCTCGATGCCACGCAGGAGCCCTATGCCGCGCACTACCGGATGTATTCCTACATCGTCGAGGAACTCACCGCGCTGATCGCGGCGCAGTTCCCGGCGGACATGAGCCGGCAAGGCATTTTCGGCCATTCCATGGGCGGGCACGGCGCGCTCACCATCGCGCTGAAGCATCCGGACCGCTTCAAGAGCTGCTCGGCCTTCGCGCCGATCGTGCAGCCGTCGACGGCGGACTGGTCCCGTCCGGCGCTGACGAAGTATCTCGGCGCGGACGAAGCTTCCTGGCGCGCCTACGACGCCGTCGCACTGATCGAGGACGGCAAGCGCTTTCCCGAATTCCTGGTCGACCAGGGTGCCGCCGATCCCTTCCTCGCCACCGGCCTGCGCCCGGAACTGCTGGACGACGCCTGCCGGGCCGCGGGAATTCCCCTCGCCCTGAACATGCGCGAGGGATACGACCATTCCTATTATTTCATCTCGACCTTCATGGCCGACCACGTAGCATGGCACGCCCGGCGCCTCTAG
- a CDS encoding Rrf2 family transcriptional regulator: protein MKLTRYTDYAMRVVIHLGTHEGRLASILEIARVYDLSHPNLMKVVQDLGHAGYVETVRGRNGGVRLARPADQINLGELVRHTEAGFQLVDCEGCLISPACGLPGILAEATRAFLGVLDKYTVADLLVRRSALRQLFAIAEPEVERS, encoded by the coding sequence ATGAAGCTGACACGCTACACCGACTACGCGATGCGGGTGGTGATCCACCTCGGCACCCATGAGGGGAGGCTGGCGTCGATCCTCGAGATCGCGCGGGTCTACGACCTGTCGCATCCGAACCTGATGAAGGTGGTGCAGGATCTCGGGCACGCTGGCTATGTCGAGACTGTGCGTGGCCGCAATGGCGGCGTTCGGCTGGCGCGCCCGGCCGATCAGATCAATCTGGGCGAACTCGTCCGCCACACCGAGGCCGGCTTCCAGCTCGTCGATTGCGAAGGCTGTCTGATTTCCCCCGCCTGCGGTCTCCCCGGCATTCTCGCCGAGGCGACCCGTGCTTTCCTCGGCGTGCTCGACAAATACACGGTTGCCGACCTGCTGGTGCGCCGCTCCGCGCTGCGCCAGCTGTTCGCCATAGCGGAACCGGAAGTCGAGCGGAGCTAG
- the ccoP gene encoding cytochrome-c oxidase, cbb3-type subunit III produces the protein MTDTHPHRNANEVDTVSGVSTTGHEWDGIRELNNPLPRWWLWSFYACIVWSVGYWVVYPAWPLVSTYTSGMLGWNSREAVQVQLADLRAQRAAFAGKLEAASLQEIEQNPELLAFARAQGRAAFGDNCAPCHGAGGGGAKGYPNLNDDDWLWGGTLDQIHATISHGARSADPNAHMGDMPAFGRDGILPRAEVLAAADYVRSIAGLPPAPDAQIEKGKEVFAANCAACHGAEGKGNPELGAPNLTDAIWLYGSDRATIVAGITNGRGATMPAWTGRLDEGTIKALTVYVHTLGGGQ, from the coding sequence ATGACCGATACGCATCCGCACAGAAATGCGAACGAGGTCGACACCGTCAGCGGCGTGTCGACGACCGGCCATGAGTGGGACGGCATCCGCGAACTGAACAACCCGCTGCCGCGCTGGTGGCTGTGGAGCTTCTATGCCTGCATCGTCTGGTCCGTCGGCTATTGGGTGGTCTATCCCGCCTGGCCGCTGGTCAGCACCTACACGTCGGGCATGCTCGGCTGGAATTCGCGCGAGGCGGTGCAGGTCCAGCTCGCCGATCTGCGAGCCCAGCGCGCCGCCTTCGCCGGCAAGCTGGAGGCGGCCTCGCTCCAGGAGATCGAGCAGAACCCGGAACTGCTCGCCTTCGCCCGAGCGCAGGGCCGCGCCGCATTCGGCGACAATTGCGCGCCGTGCCATGGCGCGGGCGGTGGCGGCGCCAAGGGCTATCCCAACCTGAACGATGACGACTGGCTCTGGGGCGGCACGCTGGACCAGATCCACGCCACCATCAGCCACGGCGCCCGCTCGGCCGATCCGAACGCGCACATGGGCGACATGCCGGCCTTCGGGCGCGACGGCATCCTGCCCCGCGCCGAGGTGCTCGCCGCCGCCGACTATGTACGCTCCATCGCCGGCCTGCCGCCGGCGCCGGATGCGCAGATCGAGAAGGGCAAGGAGGTGTTCGCCGCCAATTGCGCCGCCTGCCACGGCGCGGAGGGCAAGGGCAATCCGGAGCTCGGCGCGCCTAACCTCACCGACGCCATCTGGCTCTACGGCTCCGACCGCGCCACCATCGTCGCCGGCATCACCAACGGCCGCGGCGCCACCATGCCGGCCTGGACCGGCCGCCTCGACGAGGGGACGATCAAGGCGCTGACCGTATACGTGCACACGCTGGGTGGCGGGCAGTAA
- a CDS encoding LLM class flavin-dependent oxidoreductase — MKKIGFLSFGHWSPTNHSQTRSAADTLLQSIELAVAAEELGADGAYFRVHHFARQLASPFPLLAAVGAKTSRIEIGTAVIDMRYENPMYMVEDAGAADLIAGGRLQLGISRGSPEQVIDGWRYFGYAPAEGQSDADMGRHHAEVFLDLLKGQGFAEPNPRPMFANPPGLLRIEPHAEGLRERIWWGASSNATAVWAAKLGMNLQSSTLKEDESGEPLHIQQAKQIRAYRSAWKEAGHARQPRVSVSRSIFALVSDEDRTYFGRSGQEADSIGYIDERTRAIFGRSYAAEPDRLVEQLKADEAIAEADTLLLTVPNQLGVAYNAHVIEAILTHVAPAMGWR, encoded by the coding sequence GTGAAGAAGATCGGTTTCCTCTCCTTCGGCCATTGGTCCCCCACCAATCATTCGCAGACCCGCTCGGCCGCCGACACGCTGCTGCAGTCCATCGAGCTTGCCGTCGCCGCCGAAGAGCTGGGGGCAGACGGGGCGTATTTTCGTGTCCACCATTTCGCGCGCCAGCTCGCCTCGCCGTTTCCGCTGCTCGCGGCGGTCGGCGCGAAGACCAGCCGGATCGAGATCGGCACCGCGGTCATCGACATGCGCTACGAGAACCCGATGTACATGGTGGAGGACGCCGGCGCGGCGGACCTCATTGCCGGCGGGCGCCTGCAGCTCGGCATCAGCCGCGGCTCGCCCGAGCAGGTGATCGATGGCTGGCGCTATTTCGGCTACGCCCCGGCCGAGGGGCAGAGCGACGCCGACATGGGCCGGCACCACGCCGAAGTGTTCCTCGACCTGTTGAAGGGCCAGGGCTTCGCAGAACCCAATCCGCGCCCGATGTTCGCGAACCCGCCGGGCCTGCTGCGCATCGAGCCGCATGCCGAAGGGCTGCGCGAGCGGATCTGGTGGGGCGCATCCTCGAACGCCACCGCGGTCTGGGCGGCGAAGCTGGGGATGAACCTGCAAAGCTCGACGCTGAAGGAAGACGAGAGCGGGGAGCCCCTGCATATCCAGCAGGCGAAGCAGATCCGCGCCTATCGTTCAGCCTGGAAGGAAGCGGGCCATGCACGCCAGCCGCGCGTGTCGGTCAGCCGCAGCATCTTTGCCCTGGTGAGCGATGAGGATCGCACCTATTTCGGCCGCTCGGGGCAGGAGGCGGATTCGATCGGCTATATCGATGAGCGCACGCGGGCGATCTTCGGCCGCTCCTATGCGGCCGAGCCGGACAGGCTCGTTGAGCAGCTGAAGGCGGACGAGGCCATTGCCGAGGCCGATACGCTGCTGCTCACCGTGCCGAACCAGCTCGGGGTCGCGTACAACGCCCACGTCATCGAGGCGATCCTCACGCATGTGGCACCCGCCATGGGCTGGCGCTGA
- the ccoO gene encoding cytochrome-c oxidase, cbb3-type subunit II, whose protein sequence is MATATQKKSIWARHAFFEKNSLWLVFGILIVIAIGGLVEIVPLFYLKSTIEQVSGVRPWTPLELAGRNIYVREGCYNCHSQMIRPLRDEVERYGHYSLAAESMYDRPFQWGSKRTGPDLARVGNKYSDEWQRQHLADPRSVVPGSIMPGYPFLAQNRLDTSSIGDDIKVNATLGVPYSAEMIDSAIADLRTQATQDADARALQKRYPGAQARDFDGDPRTISEADALIAYLQALGTMVDFKLYDDKANVR, encoded by the coding sequence ATGGCAACCGCCACGCAGAAGAAATCCATCTGGGCCCGGCACGCCTTCTTCGAGAAGAACTCGCTCTGGCTGGTGTTCGGCATCCTCATCGTCATCGCCATTGGCGGGCTCGTCGAGATCGTGCCGCTGTTCTACCTGAAGAGCACGATCGAGCAGGTCTCGGGCGTGCGTCCCTGGACGCCCTTGGAACTCGCCGGTCGCAACATCTATGTGCGCGAGGGCTGCTACAACTGCCATAGCCAGATGATCCGCCCGCTGCGTGACGAGGTGGAGCGCTACGGCCACTACTCGCTGGCCGCCGAGAGCATGTATGACCGGCCGTTCCAGTGGGGCTCCAAGCGCACCGGGCCGGACCTTGCCCGCGTCGGCAACAAATATTCCGACGAGTGGCAGCGCCAGCATCTCGCTGATCCGCGCTCGGTGGTGCCCGGCTCGATCATGCCCGGCTATCCGTTCCTGGCGCAGAACCGGCTCGATACCTCCTCGATCGGCGACGACATCAAGGTGAACGCCACGCTCGGCGTGCCCTACAGCGCCGAGATGATCGACAGCGCCATCGCCGACCTGCGCACCCAGGCGACGCAGGACGCCGACGCCCGCGCTTTGCAGAAGCGCTACCCCGGCGCCCAGGCCCGCGACTTCGACGGCGATCCCCGGACGATCTCCGAGGCCGATGCGCTGATCGCCTATCTCCAGGCGCTCGGCACCATGGTCGACTTCAAGCTCTATGACGACAAGGCGAACGTGCGCTGA
- a CDS encoding DUF488 domain-containing protein, giving the protein MASQNDLRIKRIYEPAEAGDGARVLVDRVWPRGVTKEAAALTLWLKDVSPSTELRKWFGHEPERWDEFRRRYHAELEQDQDGLAELRELRGKGRVTLLYGAHDTEHNQAVALRDYLLAHH; this is encoded by the coding sequence ATGGCCTCGCAGAACGACCTGCGCATCAAGCGCATCTATGAGCCGGCGGAGGCGGGTGACGGTGCGCGGGTGCTCGTCGACCGGGTCTGGCCGCGCGGCGTGACCAAGGAGGCCGCCGCGCTCACGCTCTGGCTGAAGGACGTCTCGCCTAGCACCGAGTTGCGCAAATGGTTCGGGCATGAGCCGGAACGCTGGGATGAGTTCCGCCGGCGCTATCATGCGGAGCTGGAGCAGGATCAGGATGGGCTCGCCGAGCTGCGGGAGCTGCGCGGGAAGGGCAGGGTGACCTTGCTCTACGGCGCGCACGACACCGAGCACAACCAGGCCGTCGCGCTGCGAGACTACCTGCTGGCGCACCACTAG
- a CDS encoding cbb3-type cytochrome c oxidase subunit 3, producing the protein MDETYRAFAEFAQTWGLLYFVGVFLCVLAYALAPKRKRQFDDAARMPLSED; encoded by the coding sequence ATGGACGAGACCTACCGTGCCTTTGCCGAGTTCGCCCAGACCTGGGGGCTCCTCTATTTCGTCGGCGTCTTCCTGTGCGTGCTCGCCTATGCGCTCGCGCCCAAGCGCAAGCGCCAGTTCGACGACGCCGCCCGCATGCCGCTGAGCGAGGACTGA